The DNA sequence ACTCTTTATTCACAATGGATGAATTGAAGCATTGCAACCTTTACGAGCTAGATACGGAAGCCGTTGTACCCATTCATCTAGCTTCCACTAAAGAAGAATACTCTGCCGCCACATTACGAAGAAAGATTATTCCTCAGCTTAATACCTGGCTGTGCACCAGGCCAAAAACCAGGTATTTTGTGCAGTTGCGTCCACAAAAAGCACTTGGATTAGATGAGTTTAATGGAAATTACGAAGATGAAGAAGCATTGTGGGAGTGGTCTTGCAAACGTTTAAATATTGAAAGCTCATGTAAAATTACTAACTATCAACAGGGATCGCATAAGGTAGCAAATAGAATTTTAGATGGTTTTATCGACCTCAAACTGAAGGACTACGCAATGTATCGCAATCACCCAGATTTGGATATCCAAAGCAACATGAGTGCATACTTGCATTTTGGTCAGATATCATCTGCAGAAATTATCAGAAAAACAGCAGAAAAATGTGGTATAGCACTGAAAAATTGTGGTACAATTATAAGTGGGAAAGCTCAGTATTCGGGTTTATACGCAAGCTTTGGAGCTTATGCCGAAGAACTGATTATCCGTCGGGAATTGGCGATGAACTTCTGCGAGTATAATCCAGAATATGAAAGTGCGAAATGCTTGCCTAAGTGGGCAAAAAATACGCTCACTAATCATCTGAATGATGTGCGAGAGCAAGACTACGCTATGGAGAGGTTAGAATCGGGAGAAACTGACGATATCTATTGGAATGCAGCACAAAAGGAGCTACTAAATAGTGGTAAAATGCATAATTATATGCGTATGTATTGGGGAAAAAGAGTTTTAGCATGGTGTCCGTCTGTAGATGAAGCGTATCAGATTTTAGCATATCTGAACAACCGGTATGAATTGGATGGTAGAGATGCAAATGCTTGGGCTGGGATAGCGTGGTGTTTTGGTAAACACGATCGTCCTTGGGCAGAACGCCCAATCTATGGCATGGTTCGCTACATGAATGCAGCGGGGTTAAAACGAAAGTTCAATATGAAGGCATATACTGCCAAATGGTTGAAAGGATAGAACAATGAAGCGCATTTTTGTTATCATAGTTCTAATAGTGTGTACGGGATTATTCGGTTTATGGGCAGAGCGGCGCAAGGTTGTTATTGGCGGCGATGCGGAATATGCCCCTTATGAATTTATCAATAGTACCGGTATGCCAGATGGATATAATGTGGAACTGAGCCGGGAATTGGCAAAAGTATTAGATTGGGATGTTGAGTTTCGCCTTGGCAAATGGGCTTTAGTAATGGACTGGCTACAAAACTCCGAGATTGATCTGGTGCAGGGAATGGCTTTCAGCATGCAACGTGCTAAAACATTTCATTTTTCCACAGCGCATAGTGTAACCTGGCGTTCCATCTTTGTACGTAAAGATTCCAGTATTCTATCAGAAGCAGATATTTTAGATAAATCTGTAGTTATTCAGCAAGACGATGTAGCTAAAGAGTATCTTGAACAGATAGGTTTTACAGGTAAATTAAATCATGTTCCTTCTCAAGATATTGCAATTCGGCTATTGAACAAAGGAGATTATGACGCCTGCGTTGCTAATTACACTCTGGGAATGTATACAATACAAGAGGGGAAACTCAAAAATATAAGAGTTCTTCCCTATCGCATTCATCAACGAGAATACTGTTTTGCTTCCTTAAATCCTGAGATTATTAAACAAGTAGATGAGGCACTGCTCCAGTTGAATATGGATGGCACTCTTAACACTCTGCATCAAAAATGGTTTGCGCAAAATATTACAAATCTCCCTATTCATCTTAGTATGGTAAGTATAATTCTTTTAGTTTGCATTCCGTTAATAATCCTTTCTGCAGTTATGGTAATTCTACTAAGGCGAAAACGAACTCAATTGAAGCTCAAGGACGCCCAATTTTCCGCCTTAGAAACAGCCCTACGTAATACACAAGCAGAATTTATCCAGTGGCAAAATGAGTTTACTGCCGGACCTATCGTAATCTATAAGTGCAAAGTAGAGCCTTATGAGATTATCTACATCTCCGATAACGTGGAAAAATGGGGTTTTACAGCCCAAGAATTGAAAGAGTTATCTACAGGTTTTACGGAACTCATATTTTCTGAGGATCGCGAACGCATTTTAGATGAGAGTATGGCACTCAGTTTGGGCAAAACAACCACGCTGTATTACAGAGTTCAGAGCAAATCTCAAGGATTGTGTTGGGTTTTAGATTACTGTAGTATGTTACTGAATCCCGAAACTAACGAAACCTGCTTATATGGTTACCTGCTTGATATTACTGAACAAAAAAACCTTGAGGCTCAACTTCTGGAAGAAAAAGAAAGAGCAGAAGCTGCCAGTATTGCTAAAAGTCATTTCCTGGCAAATATGAGCCACGAAATCCGTACCCCACTTAATGGTATAACCGGATTTTTGCAAGTTTTACTACAGATGGATTCGCCTCCAGAATTGAGAGAGATTTACGACATCATGTATTCTTCCGGCCAAAATCTGCTTAAAACAATCAATGATATACTGGATTTTTCAAAGATTGAAAGCGGTAAAATGGAATTAATGATAAGCGACTTTAACTTACGCTATTTGGTCGAAGATGTTGTTAAGCAATTTGAGTATCAGAATAAGCGCAAAGGTTTGGTAATGAGCTTCTATATTGAAGAGGGCATCCCAGATGTTTTGAAAGGAGATCAACTACGTTTAAAACAGATATTGATCAATCTGATGCAAAACGCCATAAAATTTACCGAACAAGGTAAAATAGAAATAAAAGCAGAGATTTACACTTCCTCAGAAAATGATATCCGCTTGCTGTTTAAAGTAATAGATACGGGGATAGGAATCAACCAAACCAAACAACAAGATATTTTCGATAACTATACTCAGGCAGACAAGGGCATAGCATCCAAATATGGAGGTACCGGTTTGGGGCTTGCCATAGTTAAACGCTTAGTAGAGCTGATGCACGGCTTTGTGTGGGTAGAAAGTGAACCGCAAAAAGGAAGTTGTTTCTTCTTCATCTTACCTTTTGCTCTACACAAAGAAGTATCAAGTTCCATACCCGAACAAAAACATGCTGCCATACACTGTGACAACTGTTTGCATGGGCGGGTTTTACTTGCCGAGGATGAACCAATAAATCAATTAGTAACAAAGCGGCAAGTGGAAGCTTGGGGCTTGAAGGTGGATATAGCTCAAAACGGTGTTGAAGCCCTAAAAATGCACCAGCAGAAACCATACGATCTAATCTTAATGGATATTCAAATGCCGCTAATGGATGGTATTACTGCAACGCAAAAAATTCGTGATCTTGAACTGACTACGAACAAACACACTCCCATAATTGCCTTTACTGCCGCAGCTTTGTTAGGGGATAGAGAGCGTTTTCTGGCTGTGGGAATGGATGCCTACATAGCAAAACCCATAGATATTTACGAGCTGTATAATTTAATCTGTGGTTTGCTGGAACTCAGATAAGAAATAAAGATATTGGATGTAAGATCGATGACACAAACGGCAAGATTGATACTGATAGCCGGAGGGACATGCTCTGGAAAAACAACTATTGCTAAAGCTATTGGCCGAAGATTAACCGATTTGAAAACAGTGATAGTTTCACACGATAACTATTATAAAGACCTCTCTTACTTGCCCATAGAAGAAAGAGGCAGAGTTAACTTTGATCATCCAGATGCTATAGATAAAGGATATCTAGTTTCAGATATTCTTGATATGCTGGCAGGAAAGGCAGTTAACGTACCCGATTATAGTTTTGTAACTCATAGCCGCAATGAAGGCAGCTTGTGTATTGCCGAAGCAGACGTAATTATCTTAGAGGGAATTTTTGCTCTATATTACAAAGAGTTATTGGAACTTTCGGATCTGAAGATATATGTGGATACTGATGCAGATTTGCGATTGGCTCGCCGGATTGGAAGAGACATAATTGACCGCGGCAGAAATGTGGAAAACGTTTTAGATCAATATTTACAAACTGTTAAACCTTCCCATGAGGCATTTATTGAACCCAGCAAAAAGAATGCCGATGTTATTATTCCTGGCGATAAAGAATTTGATAAGGTGTTGTATATGTTAAATGGGTATTTACTTTACGAATTGGTAAGTAATACCCGCCGTAGTTAGATAGCCTTTATTGGAGTTTGCTAGCTTGCGGTGTTATAGAAAAGAATCTTGTCAACGCACAAGCATATAAAGACCGTTGAGTAACCAGGACATATAGTAAAGCCCCATACTACTAGGTTGGTGGATGGACATAGCTACAATCAGAAAAAGCCCACCAAACCGAGATCTCGATCTATTCATGGGTTGCAAGCCTTGTGTAACAACCTTTCCACTTTATTTTATTCTTGCTTTTTTAATCTCTCTTGCATAATTTTTAGTGCCGGGCTGAGGTGAGAAAGGCTGTTCTTAGCCCGCTTAATAACGCTTGCGGCAGATTTAGTATCGCCAATAAACAGGTATGTTTTAACCAAGTTCAGGTAGATTTCACTCAGGTAGGGCCAAGCCTTTTCACATTGCAACAAAATGGAAATAGATTCTTGGGGTAAGCCGGTTTGTAGGGCGGCAGCAGAATAACGAATCATATGTTCCGGATTATTTATCTTTGCCATTTTACTGGCTTTACGATAGTAGTAGTAAGCTTGTAACCACATTTTTTTATCCGAGTAGATTAGTCCTGCAAATAGATTTAGCTGGACATGATCTGGACAGCATTCTTGTGCCTTTCTCAGATATCGCATTGCTTCATCAGATTCTCGCATTTCAATGTATTGTTCGATAATTACAAAATACACATACGGATGTTTGGGCAAGCGTTTGCGAAGCTTTTGCATAGTATCTATGCATTCTTGATGACTTCCCATCAAGGCTTGGGCATAACCAATATTGTAAAGTATCTCTTCCGGAGGATCTGGTATGCGTTTGTAATAAATAAGGGCTAGACGGTATTCACCCAAAGCCAGATAGCATCCAGCAATTGCTACAACTACTCTGAGGTTTTCCGGATCTAATGCCAATGAGCGCAAATAGTGTTTTAATGCCATGCTATACTGTAAGCGTGAGATAAATAGCTCTGCCATAGTTGTTTGTAGCCGCGCTTCGTTAGGGTATTCTTCTGCGGCGCTATTGAGTATATGCATAGCTTGCACCCAATTTTTTTTACCTAATTCTTGGGCTTGGATTATTGTTTGCTCAATACTCATTAACTATCTCTTGCAAGATTTCCTCAATTGCGCGTTGCAATTGTTTATCGTTGTTCGATACAAGATCATTCAGGCTATGTTCAACAATTATATCCGGAGTCGCACCAGTTCCCTCCATATTTGTGCCGTCCACTTTATACCACCCTGTACCGGGCATGCGCATCGCTGAGCCATCGAGCAAGTTAACTGTCCAAGTGCCAATAACTGCGCCACTGGAGGGGAAACCTACAACTTTCCCCAACTTCAACTCCCGATACACTATAGGAAAGATTTCTCCATCAGAAAAACTGTGTTCGTCTACTAAAACAATAGTGGGCACATAAATACCCTGCCGGGGCTCTACTCTGGGAAGATTACCATAACTTCTGCGGCTTGAATACGCATAAGGTTCCTTAATTAGCAAAGATATAATATCATCGTGAACTCTGCCGCCCACATTACCTCTAAAATCCAGGATCACGGCTTCTTTATCGTGATTATCCTTAAAATAAAGCCGATAAAAATCGTCATAATTGGTCTCACTCATTGCCGGAATGTGAATATATCCAATTCTTCCAGCTGTAGATTCTTCCACAAATCTTCGGTTTCGCTCTGTTTTGTATTCGTACCACATATTCCGGGCAGATCTGGCATCCATACCCATTATTTGACCACTAATGGGCACATTATCGCTTAAGATCGTAAATTTAAGCGGTTTATTTACCTTATCCACTAAAATAGAATCAATCGGGGTAAATCTTGTAATGGCAATATCATCAAGGTGTGTAAGTATATCTCCAGCTTCTATTCTGTAAAAACCAGAAAGACGTGTATTGGGGTACACTCTGCGAATAAGTATGCCGACATCCATCACTTCACTATAATCGAATTCTATGCCTAAGTAAGCCATATTTTTGTATGTGCTCTCACCTTCACTGCGGGGCGTAAACCCGGTGTGAGAAGCATTCAAATCTCCCACCATTTCATCTATAATAGAGCCAATTTCGTCTATGCCTCGCGCAAGAGCAGTGTACGGCAAGTATTCATCATACATTGCTTCCCAATTCTTCCCATGCATATTGGGATCGTAGAAGTTCTCGTTAAAAAAGCCCCAAGCTTGCTCGAAAACCCTTTGGTTTAATAAATTCACATTGTATGAATAATCTAAGCTAATGGAGATGTCTTTACGCTGTTTCGAATTTATATTGTAACTTTTTAATGCTGATTCTTCCAAATAGTAGAGTACGTCGTTGTATAGTTTGAAAGAATTGCTCTCGGCACTAAAAGAAGCTTCTTCTTTGGAATTTTTACCATATACATCACCTTTTTTGAGGCTCCCCTTTTTCTGATTGAACCACGAAACATCCAAATATAGAAACGTGGAATCGCTAAGGATTTTGATGGGATACAAGTTAGACATTTCGCCTTCGTATAATTGAAAGATACGCTTATCTATACCCTCCCAAACGATCTCAACCGGTCTTTCAATATCCGTCCCTTCTTCGGACATTTTGATGTCTATTACAAAGCCATCCTCCTCATCTTCAATTTCTTCGTCGTTATCAGATTCTGTATCGGTTTGCTCTAGTTCTAGTGGCTCAGTTTCTGTGCTTAAACTATCCTCTTCGGGTTTGGGATTGAAAATTTCATCCCAAGGATCTGTTTCATATTCAAATTCATCTCTGGGAACCAAATCCAATCTGTACAAATTACGAGCTCGCGTAAAGAGTAACGAGCGATTGTCTTTTGTCCAATGGATATTTGAGATGTTATACTGGTCGCTGAGTACCTTGGTATGGGTATCTGTCCCAAAATCGTAGATATAGAGCTCTCGCATGAAGTGTTTATCGTCTATAGTGCAATAAGCGGCGTGGCTGCCACTTTTATTGAAAGCAAGATTAGAAATCAATAAGTTTTCAATGTTCATAGGACGAATGTTTTCAAAAAGGCTGTCGGCAAGAGCTACTCGTCCGGCATTCTTGTAATCCGCATAGCGAATCTGCCAGTTGCCAAATTGATCCTTATCGATATCACGTACCGAAAGGCTATCTGCTCCGAACCATTTAATGGGTTCTGGAATGATCTCTTTATCTACTTTTGCTCGATACAGGGAATCCTTGCCCTGATTGTGTTTAAACAAAACCATTTCCCTATCCGAAAGGAATTCCACTTTCGCCCAACCAGAATGGTCAATTGTTATCGGTTTGGGGATGCCACCCTTCACTGGAACTACAAAGTTGTCGTATTTGTAATTGAAGCTTACGAGTTTAGCATCTGGCGAGATCGCATAATCCACAAGCTCATCCTTCATGCTGTGTTCACGAATGGGATTAATCCATGTATCTTGCGCAATGTCAATTTCAAGTTTTTGGATTCGATCTCCCGAGAGTTTGGTGGGATCATACTTATAAATCTCGTTGAAATGTTCAAAAACAAGGCGATCATTCGCTCTGGCTATGCTAATATCTCTAACACTAAACTGAGGTAGTTCTTCGGTAGTAAATACACGTTCAAAATTAAGGTCGTCAACTCTAACTAGCTGAAAGTTGTCGCCATCTGAGGCGGCATAGAATACAGAATTTGAAAAATGCGAGAATACGGGATAACGCTCTGTGTAATTTGTTTGAGTAAGCTTAGAGTAGTTCTTGGTCTCAATATCGAAAAGATGTAAATCGCCATTTAAAGAACCGGTATAGGATTCGCGATGAGCATCTCCATATCTACTGAAAACTATTTTCTTGTTGTCTGGAGATAGACTTGCCCAATACTCACCAATTTCGCCCAAAAGGATAGGACGTTCGCCATTTATGGGAAGCTTAAAAAAGGAGCTTCCATACTCGAAACTATATCCTATTGCCAGTAAATGTTTACCATCATTAAACCAATCTACTACTGAGTATGTCTCCCTAATTATCGGCTTTGCTTCACCACCACTTGATGGCATTATATATGAGTAGGTGCGACCTTCCCGATTGCTTTTAAAGGCAATCCACTGTCCATCCGGAGACCATATGGGTCCCCACTCTGATGCCTCTGTATTAGTTAATCTCCGCGCTATTCCCCCTGTAAAGGGAACTAGCCACAGGTCATCGGCAAAAACAAAACATACTTCTTTCCCATCTGCAGAAATGGCGGGATCTTTGGCAAATCCGGGGCTTTGCGCCAGTAAAGGGGTTATAATTAGCACTACAGCCATTATCATCAGAATAGCTCTAAGTTTCATAATCCTTCTCCAATTAATCCTTTTCAATAATACTTATTCCGCTTTGACGGGTTTTAATCTGATACGAGTGTTTAAGTATTCTAAATAAAGTTTTGGGATACACATCTGCTTCAACTCGAACGCTCTTCTTGATATCGGCTGGACGCTTGAGAAAGTTATTCAGTTGCCTATCTAATTCTGTTTCACATAGCTTTATGCGTTCATGTAGTTCGTCCAGTGCTTTGTTATCTCCCTCGTCACGCATACGAACCGCTTCTTTTGTCATTTGCATTAATAAGCCACGGTAAAAGGGACTGATGGCAATCTCGATCTCGGTTTCCTCCGCAGATTCAGAACCGGCAATGCCTATCTGTATGTTTCCCCCTGCTTGGCTCAAACCTCCGGTTATGCGCGAATCCGATCTAGTTCCAATGAGGTTTCCATCGCATGCAACATTTGAATTCTCTATGCTGTTATCAAATTGAATATCTTCTTTTACAAACACTCTAGATTGTTTAATGCTAGATACCTGCATATTGCCTAGAACTTGAATACCCGGGTTTGTGCAACCAATAATATCGTTAGATACAATTAGATCTCCTTCGATATAGACACTGCATTCATTGAGGCTGCCATTTACTTTAAGAGAACGTGCTGTGGCTATCTGCACCTTACTAATATCTCCTTCAATCTCTAGCTCTAAAGGACTTCTGATAAATTCATGGCGAGGTACTTCTTCCGCTTTTACTCGCAGGTGGGTCAAAATGCAAATGCGCTTATCTTGATCCAAATATGGGTATCCTGATGTTTCTGCTACAAAATCCCTTGCTTCGTAACGTACGCCCTCACCGGCAAGAGTTAATGCCTCCTCTTCGTTGATAACAGGCGGAGTAATTAACTCACCAAAGATGTCGTAGATGCTGCCATCTCGCTCAAATATGTTATCGGAGAAAGTTGCAACAACATCTCCCTCATTTACATAAGATATGTGAACAAGATCTTCCAGGTTGATTTCGGAAGGAGCACACAAGCTAGAATCTGGATCGAAATGGTAGTTTAAACTAGCTTCCTTCTGATCTCCCTTTTTGCACACTGCGATGGGAAAGGGTTTATCGAAATCTTTTTCGATTCCCCGTTCCCGGATGAGTTGCATAGCCTCATCAAAACCGGATTTTATCCCTGCTTCATCGATGAGGTCTAATATCTCTTTTTCGTCTACTAAGCATCCGCTTCGTTTAACCGTTAGCCAGGCCGAGGCACTATCTTGCCTCAATTCCAAGCTTAAGTTACCACTTTTGCTGGTGAGTATTTTATTCATTGCAAATCCCAATTATATTGATTTGTCTGTTGTTTCCCTTTTCTTTGCGGTAGGAGAAGTAATCTTTATTTTCGTAGGTGCACTCTTGCACGTTATTGATATTGATGAATTTCAGCTTTGCTTGAATAAGCTGTTGATGAATTGTTGCCCGAAGGTTTAGGTGCCTATATTGCTTGTTACACGGGCACAAATCCATTTGTTCAAGATTTTGATTGAATTCGTCCCAGAGTAATTCGCTTACCTCATAGTGCTGTTCGCATATCCCCGCACCAATATGAGCCACGATGTTTTCCGGTTTGCACCCATAGTGTTCAACCATCACCTTAACCGCTTCTCCTACAATATTCTTTCTGGTACCCTCACGCCCGCTGTGTACTCCTGCCACCACCTTTTGATACTCGTCGAAGAACATAACCGGAAAGCAATCCGCCGTACGGATTAGTAAGTACTGATTGCAGATATTGGTTACTAAGCCGTCTGCAACTGCAATTTGAGGATGATCTTTCACTCCTGCCCCATTATCTTCCACAGAGCATAAATGAACCATGTTAGAATGAGTTTGTTCGCAAATAACAACGTTGTTTATAGGGATATTTCTACCCTTTAGAATAATGTCCTTCTGTGTTTTCATTATCCCACGATAGTCTGGAATCCGCGTGCCCATGTGCAAAAAGATACCCTTCATTTATTTAGCTCCAAGCGCGGAGTTCGGTATACCGATGAGTTAGAATTCATAACCAGCATTCTTAGCATATTTTTACTGAAACGGGGCATAAGGCGAAGTCCATTTAAGCTCCAAACAAAACAAATCGAAGCACATATAAACATTGCTGTTTGAGGTCCAAACTTGCTGGTTAGGCTTCCTACCAATAAGCCTCCAAAGGGAGACATGCTTTGAAAGGTCATAGTATAAGTACTCAAAACCCTTCCCCGCATCTCATCGGAAACTAAGGTCTGCAACAAGGTATTCGTTGTAGCTGTAGTCATCATCATACCAAATCCAATAAACAACATCATCATCATACTCAAAAACAGATAGCTACTGCGAGAAAACAAGATAAGAGAAAAGCTGGCGGTCAATCCTACTGCTATCAAGCGCAAATGCATACCCTTAATACTTGTTTTAGAAGCCAAAACAAATGCTCCGGTTAAAGCGCCAATTCCCGCCGTAGACATCAATAAACCTTGAGTTCC is a window from the Candidatus Cloacimonadota bacterium genome containing:
- a CDS encoding deoxyribodipyrimidine photolyase; its protein translation is TAKEAYKQHLSFSIYWGTFTRVISVLAKDARVLVLDHGCLLWQKKIRNSLFTMDELKHCNLYELDTEAVVPIHLASTKEEYSAATLRRKIIPQLNTWLCTRPKTRYFVQLRPQKALGLDEFNGNYEDEEALWEWSCKRLNIESSCKITNYQQGSHKVANRILDGFIDLKLKDYAMYRNHPDLDIQSNMSAYLHFGQISSAEIIRKTAEKCGIALKNCGTIISGKAQYSGLYASFGAYAEELIIRRELAMNFCEYNPEYESAKCLPKWAKNTLTNHLNDVREQDYAMERLESGETDDIYWNAAQKELLNSGKMHNYMRMYWGKRVLAWCPSVDEAYQILAYLNNRYELDGRDANAWAGIAWCFGKHDRPWAERPIYGMVRYMNAAGLKRKFNMKAYTAKWLKG
- a CDS encoding transporter substrate-binding domain-containing protein; translation: MKRIFVIIVLIVCTGLFGLWAERRKVVIGGDAEYAPYEFINSTGMPDGYNVELSRELAKVLDWDVEFRLGKWALVMDWLQNSEIDLVQGMAFSMQRAKTFHFSTAHSVTWRSIFVRKDSSILSEADILDKSVVIQQDDVAKEYLEQIGFTGKLNHVPSQDIAIRLLNKGDYDACVANYTLGMYTIQEGKLKNIRVLPYRIHQREYCFASLNPEIIKQVDEALLQLNMDGTLNTLHQKWFAQNITNLPIHLSMVSIILLVCIPLIILSAVMVILLRRKRTQLKLKDAQFSALETALRNTQAEFIQWQNEFTAGPIVIYKCKVEPYEIIYISDNVEKWGFTAQELKELSTGFTELIFSEDRERILDESMALSLGKTTTLYYRVQSKSQGLCWVLDYCSMLLNPETNETCLYGYLLDITEQKNLEAQLLEEKERAEAASIAKSHFLANMSHEIRTPLNGITGFLQVLLQMDSPPELREIYDIMYSSGQNLLKTINDILDFSKIESGKMELMISDFNLRYLVEDVVKQFEYQNKRKGLVMSFYIEEGIPDVLKGDQLRLKQILINLMQNAIKFTEQGKIEIKAEIYTSSENDIRLLFKVIDTGIGINQTKQQDIFDNYTQADKGIASKYGGTGLGLAIVKRLVELMHGFVWVESEPQKGSCFFFILPFALHKEVSSSIPEQKHAAIHCDNCLHGRVLLAEDEPINQLVTKRQVEAWGLKVDIAQNGVEALKMHQQKPYDLILMDIQMPLMDGITATQKIRDLELTTNKHTPIIAFTAAALLGDRERFLAVGMDAYIAKPIDIYELYNLICGLLELR
- the udk gene encoding uridine kinase, with product MTQTARLILIAGGTCSGKTTIAKAIGRRLTDLKTVIVSHDNYYKDLSYLPIEERGRVNFDHPDAIDKGYLVSDILDMLAGKAVNVPDYSFVTHSRNEGSLCIAEADVIILEGIFALYYKELLELSDLKIYVDTDADLRLARRIGRDIIDRGRNVENVLDQYLQTVKPSHEAFIEPSKKNADVIIPGDKEFDKVLYMLNGYLLYELVSNTRRS
- a CDS encoding tetratricopeptide repeat protein, with protein sequence MSIEQTIIQAQELGKKNWVQAMHILNSAAEEYPNEARLQTTMAELFISRLQYSMALKHYLRSLALDPENLRVVVAIAGCYLALGEYRLALIYYKRIPDPPEEILYNIGYAQALMGSHQECIDTMQKLRKRLPKHPYVYFVIIEQYIEMRESDEAMRYLRKAQECCPDHVQLNLFAGLIYSDKKMWLQAYYYYRKASKMAKINNPEHMIRYSAAALQTGLPQESISILLQCEKAWPYLSEIYLNLVKTYLFIGDTKSAASVIKRAKNSLSHLSPALKIMQERLKKQE
- a CDS encoding FapA family protein, with protein sequence MNKILTSKSGNLSLELRQDSASAWLTVKRSGCLVDEKEILDLIDEAGIKSGFDEAMQLIRERGIEKDFDKPFPIAVCKKGDQKEASLNYHFDPDSSLCAPSEINLEDLVHISYVNEGDVVATFSDNIFERDGSIYDIFGELITPPVINEEEALTLAGEGVRYEARDFVAETSGYPYLDQDKRICILTHLRVKAEEVPRHEFIRSPLELEIEGDISKVQIATARSLKVNGSLNECSVYIEGDLIVSNDIIGCTNPGIQVLGNMQVSSIKQSRVFVKEDIQFDNSIENSNVACDGNLIGTRSDSRITGGLSQAGGNIQIGIAGSESAEETEIEIAISPFYRGLLMQMTKEAVRMRDEGDNKALDELHERIKLCETELDRQLNNFLKRPADIKKSVRVEADVYPKTLFRILKHSYQIKTRQSGISIIEKD
- a CDS encoding polyphenol oxidase family protein, with the protein product MKGIFLHMGTRIPDYRGIMKTQKDIILKGRNIPINNVVICEQTHSNMVHLCSVEDNGAGVKDHPQIAVADGLVTNICNQYLLIRTADCFPVMFFDEYQKVVAGVHSGREGTRKNIVGEAVKVMVEHYGCKPENIVAHIGAGICEQHYEVSELLWDEFNQNLEQMDLCPCNKQYRHLNLRATIHQQLIQAKLKFININNVQECTYENKDYFSYRKEKGNNRQINIIGICNE